From Streptomyces sp. NBC_00370, a single genomic window includes:
- a CDS encoding cytochrome c oxidase assembly protein, whose product MLPELTLARGLSTWRTDPVALAAVGVLGGLYTAGVVRRTRSGQGWPALRTAAFFVLGLGMIVIATMSSLAVYDRVLFWPAAVQNILLDLLAPLGLALGDPLGLAAPDGPLHAAMTSRPVRLLTFPLVSTVLVLASELTIYFTPYFATSLANGPVRQLMHAQLLLTGCLFVLPMLTRQELLPRWCTHPVRAGLVFFDGLFDSVPGIVVMTSGTLVAGHWYTTHPRTWGPSVEQDQMLGGGLMLTLAELVALPFLIAVFIQWWHAERARTAELDAHLDHELTPAPAPPPATPATPLPEQPQDRVRPWWETDEGEVGHRMRHGRAQNRR is encoded by the coding sequence GTGCTGCCGGAACTGACGCTCGCCCGGGGGCTGTCGACGTGGCGGACCGACCCGGTGGCACTGGCCGCCGTCGGCGTCCTCGGCGGTCTGTACACGGCGGGCGTGGTCCGCCGCACCCGCTCGGGCCAGGGCTGGCCGGCGCTGCGGACCGCCGCCTTCTTCGTCCTCGGCCTCGGCATGATCGTCATCGCGACGATGTCCTCGCTGGCCGTCTACGACCGGGTGCTGTTCTGGCCCGCCGCCGTCCAGAACATCCTCCTCGACCTGCTCGCCCCGCTCGGCCTGGCCCTCGGCGACCCCCTCGGCCTGGCGGCCCCGGACGGCCCCCTGCACGCGGCGATGACCTCCCGCCCGGTGCGGCTGCTGACCTTCCCGCTGGTCAGTACGGTCCTGGTGCTCGCGTCCGAGCTGACCATCTACTTCACGCCGTACTTCGCGACCTCACTCGCCAACGGCCCGGTCCGCCAGCTGATGCACGCCCAACTGCTGCTCACCGGCTGCCTGTTCGTCCTGCCGATGCTCACGCGCCAGGAACTGCTGCCCCGTTGGTGCACCCACCCGGTCAGGGCGGGCCTGGTCTTCTTCGACGGCCTCTTCGACTCGGTGCCCGGCATCGTCGTGATGACCAGCGGCACCCTGGTGGCGGGCCACTGGTACACGACGCACCCCCGCACCTGGGGCCCCAGCGTCGAGCAGGACCAGATGCTCGGCGGCGGCCTGATGCTCACACTCGCCGAACTGGTCGCGCTGCCGTTCCTGATCGCGGTGTTCATCCAGTGGTGGCACGCGGAACGCGCCAGAACAGCGGAACTGGACGCCCACCTGGACCACGAACTGACCCCCGCACCCGCCCCTCCGCCCGCCACCCCGGCCACCCCGCTGCCCGAGCAGCCCCAGGACCGGGTACGCCCCTGGTGGGAGACGGACGAAGGAGAGGTAGGCCACCGCATGCGCCACGGCCGGGCACAGAATCGGCGATGA
- a CDS encoding MBL fold metallo-hydrolase codes for MTYSGVVTVGGRADVHELPELMISKAAVGPMNNNTYLLRCRATGQQLLIDAANDAATLLTLIGDDGIVSVVTTHQHGDHWQALAATVAATGARTYAGRADAPGIPVPTDVLVDDLDTISFGDITLTARHLVGHTPGSIALIYDDPHGHAHVFTGDCLFPGGVGNTHKDPKAFASLLHDVETRIFDELSDETWVYPGHGNDTTLGDERPHLPEWRTRGW; via the coding sequence ATGACGTACAGCGGAGTGGTGACGGTGGGCGGACGGGCGGATGTGCACGAGCTGCCCGAGCTGATGATCTCCAAGGCCGCTGTCGGGCCGATGAACAACAACACGTACCTGCTGCGCTGCCGGGCCACCGGGCAGCAACTGCTGATCGACGCGGCCAACGACGCGGCGACGCTGCTGACCCTGATCGGTGACGACGGCATCGTCTCCGTCGTCACGACCCACCAGCACGGCGACCACTGGCAGGCCCTGGCCGCGACCGTCGCCGCCACCGGCGCCCGCACGTACGCGGGCCGCGCCGACGCCCCGGGCATCCCGGTGCCCACCGACGTGCTGGTGGACGACCTCGACACGATCAGCTTCGGCGACATCACCCTCACCGCCCGCCACCTGGTCGGCCACACCCCGGGCTCGATCGCCCTGATCTACGACGACCCGCACGGCCACGCGCACGTCTTCACCGGCGACTGCCTCTTCCCGGGCGGCGTCGGCAACACCCACAAGGACCCGAAGGCCTTCGCGAGCCTGCTGCACGACGTGGAGACCAGGATCTTCGACGAACTGTCCGACGAGACCTGGGTCTACCCGGGCCACGGCAACGACACCACCCTGGGCGACGAACGCCCCCACCTCCCGGAGTGGCGCACCCGCGGCTGGTAG
- a CDS encoding TerD family protein: MTKGQAISLEKRGGGTLTAVRMGLGWQAAPRRGLFGSRTREIDLDASAVLFADKQPVDVVFFRHLVSDDGSVKHTGDNLVGGAGQGGDDEAILVDLQRVPVHIDQIVFTVNSFTGQTFQEVQNAFCRIVDETNGQELARYTLDGGGQYTAQIMAKVHRSGTGWQMTALGNPANGRTFQDLMPAILPHL; encoded by the coding sequence CTGACCAAGGGACAGGCCATCAGCCTGGAGAAGAGGGGCGGCGGCACACTGACCGCCGTGCGGATGGGGCTCGGCTGGCAGGCCGCCCCGCGCCGAGGGCTGTTCGGCTCCCGCACCCGCGAGATCGACCTGGACGCCTCCGCGGTGCTGTTCGCCGACAAGCAGCCGGTCGACGTGGTCTTCTTCCGCCACCTCGTCAGCGACGACGGCTCGGTGAAGCACACCGGGGACAACCTCGTCGGCGGCGCGGGGCAGGGCGGGGACGACGAGGCGATCCTGGTCGACCTCCAGCGGGTGCCGGTCCATATCGACCAGATCGTCTTCACGGTCAACTCCTTCACCGGTCAGACGTTCCAGGAAGTGCAGAACGCGTTCTGCCGGATCGTCGACGAGACCAACGGCCAGGAGCTGGCCCGCTACACCCTCGACGGCGGCGGCCAGTACACCGCGCAGATCATGGCGAAGGTGCACCGCTCAGGGACCGGCTGGCAGATGACCGCCCTCGGCAACCCCGCCAACGGCCGTACGTTCCAGGACCTGATGCCGGCGATCCTGCCGCATCTGTGA
- a CDS encoding S66 family peptidase, translating to MPMPVVPPKPRPGDRVAVLSPSSGLPGLLPLPYELGLTRLEKEFGLVPVEYPSTRTMGATARQRADDIHAAFADPSVKAVIASIGGDDQITVLPLLDRELIRANPKPFFGYSDNTNLLAYLWNTGIVGYHGASVMCELGRPGAMDPLTAESLRAALFTSGPYELRPAGRFRDTDRDWADPATFETEPETRPGTGWRWHGPERVVEGRSWGGNVEILAWLLMADREIAPAAAYDGCVLLLETSEELPAADEVFGILRAMGERDLLRRFPALLMARPKTWSLERRNSPEQAARYAREQREAVLRALAVYAPDTVAVFDVDFGHTDPQLVVPYGGVVRVDGLARRVTVTY from the coding sequence ATGCCGATGCCTGTCGTACCGCCCAAGCCCCGTCCCGGCGACCGTGTCGCTGTGCTCTCGCCGTCGTCCGGGCTGCCGGGGCTGCTGCCGCTCCCGTACGAGCTGGGGCTGACCCGGCTGGAGAAGGAGTTCGGCCTGGTGCCGGTGGAGTATCCGTCGACGCGGACGATGGGGGCGACGGCGCGGCAGCGGGCCGACGACATCCACGCGGCGTTCGCCGATCCGTCGGTGAAGGCCGTGATCGCGAGCATCGGCGGGGACGACCAGATCACCGTGCTGCCGCTGCTGGACCGGGAGTTGATTCGGGCCAACCCGAAGCCGTTCTTCGGCTACAGCGACAACACCAATCTCCTGGCGTACCTGTGGAACACCGGGATCGTCGGCTACCACGGCGCGAGTGTGATGTGCGAGCTGGGCCGGCCGGGGGCGATGGATCCGCTCACCGCCGAGTCGCTGCGGGCCGCGCTGTTCACCTCGGGTCCGTACGAACTGCGGCCCGCAGGGCGGTTCCGGGACACGGACCGCGACTGGGCGGATCCCGCGACCTTCGAGACCGAGCCGGAGACCCGCCCGGGCACGGGCTGGCGCTGGCACGGCCCCGAGCGGGTCGTCGAGGGGCGCAGCTGGGGCGGCAACGTGGAGATCCTGGCCTGGCTGCTGATGGCCGACCGGGAGATCGCCCCCGCCGCCGCGTACGACGGGTGTGTACTGCTCCTGGAGACCTCCGAGGAGTTGCCGGCCGCCGATGAGGTCTTCGGGATCCTGCGCGCCATGGGCGAGCGGGATCTGCTGCGGCGCTTTCCCGCGCTGCTGATGGCCCGCCCCAAGACCTGGTCGCTGGAGCGGCGCAACAGCCCCGAGCAGGCCGCGCGCTACGCGCGTGAGCAGCGGGAGGCGGTCCTGCGGGCCCTCGCGGTGTACGCGCCGGACACGGTGGCCGTCTTCGACGTGGACTTCGGGCACACCGACCCGCAACTCGTCGTGCCGTACGGCGGGGTGGTGCGGGTGGACGGGCTCGCGCGACGGGTGACCGTCACGTACTGA
- a CDS encoding TerC family protein gives MDVSLTLWTLTILGLSALIAVDFLIGRKPHDVSIKEAGIWTVVWVALAALFGLGLMIWGTGQASGEFFAGFITEKSLSVDNLFVFVLIMAKFAVPSHLQQRVLLIGVLIALVLRAIFIAAGAAIIASFSWVFFIFGAFLIYTAWKLIQEARSDDEEEEFEENRLLKNIERRFGVSDKYDGTKLFIRKNGKRILTPLMVVMLAIGTTDVLFALDSIPAIFGLTQDPYIVFTANAFALMGLRQLYFLIGGLLKKLVHLSYGLSVILGFIGVKLVLHALHETGVHVPVISIPVSLAVICGVLIITTITSLLANKKQAEREAAEAAEKDRIEA, from the coding sequence GTGGACGTTTCATTGACCCTGTGGACACTGACCATTCTCGGTCTGTCCGCCCTGATCGCGGTCGACTTCCTCATCGGGCGCAAGCCCCATGACGTGTCGATCAAGGAAGCCGGGATCTGGACGGTCGTCTGGGTGGCCCTCGCCGCCCTGTTCGGCCTCGGCTTGATGATCTGGGGGACGGGCCAGGCGTCGGGCGAGTTCTTCGCGGGATTCATCACGGAGAAATCGCTCAGCGTCGACAACCTCTTCGTCTTCGTGCTGATCATGGCGAAGTTCGCGGTGCCCTCGCACTTGCAGCAGCGGGTGCTGCTCATCGGGGTGCTGATCGCCCTGGTGCTGCGCGCGATCTTCATCGCGGCGGGCGCGGCGATCATCGCCAGCTTCTCCTGGGTTTTCTTCATCTTCGGCGCGTTCCTGATCTACACCGCCTGGAAGCTCATCCAGGAGGCGCGCTCCGACGACGAGGAAGAGGAGTTCGAGGAGAACCGCCTCCTCAAGAACATCGAGCGCCGCTTCGGCGTCTCCGACAAGTACGACGGCACGAAGCTGTTCATCCGGAAGAACGGCAAGCGGATCCTGACCCCGCTGATGGTGGTCATGCTCGCCATCGGTACGACGGACGTGCTGTTCGCGCTCGACTCCATCCCGGCGATCTTCGGCCTGACCCAGGACCCGTACATCGTCTTCACCGCGAACGCGTTCGCGCTGATGGGGCTGCGCCAGCTGTACTTCCTGATCGGCGGACTGCTCAAGAAGCTGGTCCACCTCAGCTACGGCCTGTCGGTGATCCTCGGCTTCATCGGCGTCAAGCTCGTGCTGCACGCGCTGCACGAGACGGGCGTCCATGTCCCGGTGATCTCCATCCCGGTCTCGCTCGCGGTCATCTGCGGTGTGCTGATCATCACCACGATCACCAGCCTGCTGGCCAACAAGAAGCAGGCGGAGCGCGAGGCCGCCGAGGCCGCGGAGAAGGACCGGATAGAGGCGTGA
- a CDS encoding TerD family protein, with protein sequence MTAELVRGQNHPLPHTRLEIRVTAGAPLLACATLGDAKGTVLGTEWIAHPGSPTLPGIEVSRQAAAGLRFHVDLEAVPERAHLVHVLLALPRGVGGPAHFGSTAAPYAAVTATDGTEVASFTLTGLDTESAVVALELYRRQGAWKVRAVGQGYDGGLAELFGDQGLPQPAVFAATVHDAVALHLADAVQAPRAPEPPQVPNTPQSPPPAQSPHTPERDGARAVRDRAVPQPRTAGGAVDYTHPGRRTTAPPTPPPAAEPAGAGRPARPVAGDATGWSMEERLYNQVWGMFEDLARTAAAYRSATDFAESRLEQELDRVLSDPHNRIGGAGDAAREAARAKHDQLAAQAREVLDRDLAQLVAESEVVEPALPLAYARWDSPGWQGYRVPMEIPMALRLGDVHLPERTELRIPMLVRLPLERGLWVDSGRTASDEALLMDGFQLRRLAMETAVNHAARLLAVYPPGEFTVHVIDPAGSAAAALTPLTSTGVLDAAPAAGAAGVAAVLGALTRRVDLVQMAVRGGAASSLPPELDTAEQLLIVNDFPHGFDDRAVTQLRYLADEGPSVGVHLLMVADREDASAYGPVLDPLWRSLLRLTPVPDNHLADPWVGHVWTYEPPALPPGSQVLLQVLGRVAAARREWRR encoded by the coding sequence ATGACGGCGGAGCTGGTCCGGGGGCAGAATCACCCCCTGCCGCACACCCGGCTGGAGATCCGGGTGACGGCCGGCGCGCCGCTGCTGGCCTGCGCCACGCTGGGCGACGCGAAGGGCACCGTGCTCGGCACGGAGTGGATCGCCCACCCCGGCTCGCCCACCCTCCCCGGCATAGAGGTGTCCCGCCAGGCGGCGGCCGGACTGCGTTTCCACGTCGATCTGGAGGCCGTGCCCGAGCGGGCGCATCTGGTGCATGTCCTGCTCGCCCTGCCCCGAGGTGTGGGCGGCCCCGCGCACTTCGGCTCGACCGCCGCCCCCTACGCCGCCGTCACCGCCACCGACGGCACGGAAGTGGCCAGCTTCACCCTCACCGGGCTCGACACCGAATCGGCCGTCGTCGCGCTGGAGCTCTACCGCAGACAGGGCGCCTGGAAGGTCAGAGCCGTCGGCCAGGGGTACGACGGCGGCCTCGCCGAACTCTTCGGCGACCAGGGACTGCCGCAGCCCGCCGTCTTCGCCGCCACCGTCCACGACGCGGTGGCGCTGCATCTCGCGGACGCCGTGCAGGCACCGCGGGCCCCCGAGCCGCCGCAGGTCCCGAACACCCCGCAGTCCCCGCCGCCCGCACAGTCCCCGCACACCCCGGAGCGGGACGGCGCGCGCGCCGTACGCGACAGGGCCGTACCGCAGCCGAGGACGGCGGGCGGCGCCGTCGACTACACCCACCCCGGGCGCCGTACGACCGCCCCGCCCACCCCGCCGCCGGCCGCCGAACCGGCAGGGGCGGGCCGCCCCGCCCGTCCCGTGGCGGGCGACGCGACCGGCTGGTCCATGGAGGAGCGGCTCTACAACCAGGTCTGGGGCATGTTCGAGGACCTGGCCCGTACCGCCGCCGCGTACCGCAGCGCGACGGACTTCGCCGAGTCCCGCCTCGAACAGGAACTGGACCGCGTGCTGTCCGACCCGCACAACCGGATCGGCGGGGCGGGCGACGCGGCGCGGGAAGCGGCCCGCGCCAAGCACGACCAGCTCGCCGCCCAGGCGCGGGAGGTCCTCGACCGCGACCTGGCCCAGCTCGTCGCGGAGTCCGAGGTCGTCGAGCCCGCCCTGCCGCTCGCGTACGCCCGCTGGGACAGCCCCGGCTGGCAGGGGTACCGGGTGCCGATGGAGATCCCGATGGCGCTGCGCCTCGGGGACGTCCATCTGCCCGAGCGCACGGAGCTGCGGATCCCGATGCTGGTACGGCTGCCGCTGGAGCGCGGCCTGTGGGTCGACAGCGGCAGGACCGCGTCGGACGAGGCCCTGCTGATGGACGGGTTCCAGCTGCGCCGGCTGGCGATGGAGACGGCGGTCAACCACGCGGCGCGGCTGCTGGCCGTCTACCCGCCGGGGGAGTTCACCGTCCATGTGATCGACCCGGCGGGTTCGGCCGCGGCGGCGCTGACGCCGCTCACCTCGACCGGGGTGCTCGACGCCGCGCCGGCCGCAGGCGCCGCGGGTGTGGCCGCCGTGCTCGGTGCGCTCACCCGCCGGGTCGATCTGGTCCAGATGGCGGTACGGGGCGGCGCCGCCTCGTCACTCCCGCCGGAGCTGGACACGGCGGAGCAGCTGCTGATCGTCAACGACTTCCCGCACGGCTTCGACGACCGTGCGGTGACCCAGCTCCGCTATCTCGCCGACGAGGGCCCCTCGGTCGGTGTGCATCTGCTGATGGTCGCCGACCGGGAGGACGCGAGCGCCTACGGCCCCGTCCTCGACCCGCTCTGGCGCTCCCTGCTGCGGCTGACCCCGGTGCCCGACAACCACCTCGCCGACCCGTGGGTCGGCCACGTCTGGACGTACGAGCCGCCGGCGCTGCCGCCGGGCAGTCAGGTGCTGCTCCAGGTACTCGGACGGGTGGCGGCCGCGCGCCGCGAATGGCGGCGCTGA
- the uvrB gene encoding excinuclease ABC subunit UvrB: MRPVSHIERTVAPFEVVSSYQPSGDQPTAIADLERRVRGGEKDVVLLGATGTGKSATTAWMIEKLQRPTLVMAPNKTLAAQLANEFRELLPNNAVEYFVSYYDYYQPEAYVPQSDTYIEKDSSINEEVERLRHSATNSLLTRRDVVVVASVSCIYGLGTPQEYVDRMVSLKVGAEVDRDELLHRFVEMQYTRNDVSFTRGTFRVRGDTIEIFPVYEELAVRIEMFGDEIEALTTLHPLTGEVISEDRELYVFPASHYVAGPERMERAVNDIERELEIRLAELDKQGKLLESQRLRMRTTYDIEMMRQIGSCSGIENYSMHFDGRDPGTAPNTLLDYFPEDFLLVIDESHVTVPQIGAMYEGDASRKRTLVDHGFRLPSALDNRPLKWEEFQKRIGQTVYLSATPGKYELSRGDGFVEQIIRPTGLIDPEVVVKPTEGQIDDLVHEIRKRTEKDERVLVTTLTKKMAEDLTDYFLELGIQVRYLHSDVDTLRRIELLRELRSGEYDVLVGINLLREGLDLPEVSLVAILDADKQGFLRSGTSLIQTIGRAARNVSGQVHMYADQVTPAMAQAIDETNRRREKQVAYNTERGLDPQPLRKKINDIVATIAREEIDTEALLGTGYRQVKNGKPAKTPVPSLTAHTPKGGKGAASAAVLTDRPAAELAGIIEEMTDRMRAAAAELQFEVAARLRDEVGELKKELRQMREAGLA, from the coding sequence ATGCGGCCCGTTTCCCACATCGAACGTACGGTGGCGCCTTTCGAGGTCGTCAGTTCCTACCAGCCCAGCGGTGACCAGCCGACCGCGATCGCCGACCTGGAGCGGCGCGTCCGCGGCGGCGAGAAGGATGTCGTCCTGCTCGGCGCGACCGGCACGGGCAAGTCGGCGACGACGGCCTGGATGATCGAGAAGCTTCAGCGTCCCACCCTGGTGATGGCGCCGAACAAGACCCTTGCCGCCCAGCTGGCGAACGAATTCCGCGAGCTGCTGCCCAACAACGCCGTCGAGTACTTCGTCTCGTACTACGACTACTACCAGCCCGAGGCGTACGTGCCGCAGTCGGACACGTACATCGAGAAGGACTCCTCCATCAACGAGGAGGTCGAGCGGCTGCGCCATTCCGCGACGAATTCGCTGCTCACCCGGCGCGACGTGGTCGTGGTCGCCTCCGTCTCGTGCATCTACGGCCTCGGTACGCCGCAGGAGTACGTGGACCGGATGGTGTCGCTGAAGGTCGGCGCCGAGGTCGACAGGGACGAGCTGCTGCACCGCTTCGTGGAGATGCAGTACACGCGAAACGACGTCTCGTTCACCCGTGGCACCTTCCGGGTCCGCGGCGACACCATCGAGATCTTCCCGGTCTACGAGGAGCTGGCCGTCCGGATCGAGATGTTCGGCGACGAGATCGAGGCGCTGACCACCCTCCACCCGCTGACCGGCGAGGTCATCAGCGAGGACCGCGAGCTGTACGTCTTCCCCGCCAGCCACTACGTGGCGGGCCCCGAGCGCATGGAGCGCGCGGTCAACGACATCGAGCGCGAGTTGGAGATCCGCCTCGCGGAGCTCGACAAGCAGGGCAAGCTGCTGGAGTCCCAGCGGCTGCGGATGCGCACGACGTACGACATCGAGATGATGCGCCAGATCGGCTCCTGCTCCGGCATCGAGAACTATTCGATGCACTTCGACGGCCGCGACCCCGGCACGGCGCCCAACACTCTCCTCGACTACTTCCCCGAGGACTTCCTGCTGGTCATCGACGAGTCGCATGTCACGGTGCCGCAGATCGGCGCGATGTACGAGGGCGACGCGTCCCGGAAGCGGACCCTCGTCGACCACGGCTTCCGGCTGCCGTCCGCGCTGGACAACCGCCCGCTGAAGTGGGAGGAGTTCCAGAAGCGCATCGGACAGACGGTCTATCTCTCCGCCACCCCCGGCAAGTACGAGCTGTCCCGTGGCGACGGCTTCGTCGAGCAGATCATCCGCCCCACCGGGCTCATCGACCCGGAGGTCGTCGTCAAGCCCACCGAAGGGCAGATCGACGACCTGGTGCACGAGATCCGCAAGCGCACGGAGAAGGACGAGCGGGTCCTGGTCACCACCCTCACCAAGAAGATGGCGGAGGACCTCACCGACTACTTCCTGGAGCTGGGCATCCAGGTCCGGTATCTGCACAGCGACGTCGACACGCTGCGCCGCATCGAGCTGCTGCGCGAGCTGCGCTCCGGTGAGTACGACGTACTGGTCGGCATCAACCTCCTGCGGGAGGGCCTCGACCTGCCCGAGGTGTCGCTGGTGGCCATCCTGGACGCCGACAAGCAGGGCTTCCTGCGCTCGGGCACCTCGCTCATCCAGACCATCGGCCGCGCCGCCCGTAACGTGTCGGGCCAGGTCCACATGTACGCGGACCAGGTCACCCCGGCGATGGCGCAGGCCATCGACGAGACGAACCGGCGCCGGGAGAAGCAGGTCGCCTACAACACCGAGCGCGGCCTCGACCCGCAGCCGCTGCGCAAGAAGATCAACGACATCGTCGCGACCATCGCGCGCGAGGAGATCGACACCGAGGCGCTGCTCGGCACGGGCTACCGGCAGGTGAAGAACGGCAAACCGGCCAAGACCCCCGTCCCCTCGCTCACGGCGCACACGCCCAAGGGCGGCAAGGGCGCGGCGAGCGCCGCCGTGCTCACCGACCGGCCCGCCGCCGAACTGGCCGGGATCATCGAGGAGATGACGGACCGGATGCGGGCCGCCGCCGCCGAGCTGCAGTTCGAGGTGGCCGCCCGGCTGCGCGACGAAGTGGGCGAGCTGAAGAAGGAGTTGCGGCAGATGAGGGAGGCGGGGCTGGCCTGA
- a CDS encoding maleylpyruvate isomerase family mycothiol-dependent enzyme, with protein sequence MTDHVRDLASVHEATERLLTAAAGLDNAALAAPSRLPGWSRGHLLAHIARNADALVNVLEGRPMYKDAKARQADIDRDAPRPLEAQLSDVRESAARFERAASAPADWSRTITMRNGVTDTAARVPFRRWGEIELHHIDLDVGRTLDDLSDEFTGREIDFLAERFAGNADVPPLALTTPDGRTRHTGSTDGTPLAVSGPAGRLMGWLAGRTDTARLSSPDGPLPVLPPL encoded by the coding sequence ATGACTGATCACGTGCGCGACCTGGCGTCGGTACACGAGGCGACCGAACGGCTCCTGACGGCAGCCGCCGGACTGGACAACGCGGCGCTCGCCGCTCCGTCACGGCTGCCGGGCTGGAGCCGCGGTCATCTGCTGGCCCACATCGCACGTAATGCGGACGCCCTGGTCAATGTTCTGGAGGGGCGTCCTATGTACAAGGATGCCAAAGCGCGTCAAGCCGACATCGACCGTGACGCGCCCAGGCCGCTCGAAGCGCAGCTCAGCGACGTACGGGAGAGCGCGGCGCGGTTCGAGAGGGCGGCGAGCGCCCCGGCGGACTGGAGCCGCACCATCACGATGCGCAACGGCGTCACGGACACGGCGGCCCGGGTGCCGTTCCGCCGCTGGGGCGAGATCGAGCTGCACCACATCGACCTGGACGTGGGCCGCACGCTCGACGACCTGTCCGACGAGTTCACCGGCCGTGAGATCGACTTCCTCGCCGAGCGCTTCGCCGGGAACGCGGACGTCCCGCCGCTCGCCCTGACCACCCCCGACGGCCGGACCCGGCACACGGGCAGCACGGACGGCACCCCGCTCGCCGTCTCGGGCCCCGCGGGCCGGCTGATGGGGTGGCTGGCGGGCCGCACGGACACCGCCCGGCTCAGCTCGCCGGACGGCCCGCTGCCCGTCCTGCCCCCGCTATAG
- a CDS encoding methylated-DNA--[protein]-cysteine S-methyltransferase, whose translation MISTSDDRPAQSVEWAVVDSAIGPLLLAATEQGLVTVVFHATERIRDKALDQLRNRLGAELTRSATGRLAEPIRRLSAYFAGELREFGLPLDWSLSTGFNRQVLRELAAGVPYGSVVGYGDLAARVGQPGAAQAVGAAMGSNPLPIVVACHRVVESGGGLGGFGGGLETKRQLLALEGVLPQPLF comes from the coding sequence ATGATCTCCACGAGCGATGACAGGCCGGCGCAGTCGGTGGAGTGGGCCGTCGTCGACAGCGCGATCGGGCCGCTGCTGCTGGCCGCAACCGAGCAGGGGCTGGTGACCGTCGTCTTCCACGCCACGGAACGGATACGTGACAAGGCGCTCGACCAGCTGCGGAACCGGCTCGGCGCCGAGCTGACCCGGTCGGCCACCGGCCGGCTCGCCGAGCCGATACGCCGGCTGTCGGCGTATTTCGCCGGCGAGCTGCGCGAGTTCGGGCTGCCGCTGGACTGGTCGCTGTCCACGGGCTTCAACCGCCAGGTGCTGCGCGAGCTGGCGGCGGGGGTGCCGTACGGCTCGGTGGTCGGCTACGGCGATCTCGCGGCGCGGGTGGGCCAGCCAGGGGCCGCACAGGCGGTCGGCGCGGCGATGGGGTCCAATCCGCTGCCGATCGTGGTGGCGTGCCACCGGGTGGTCGAGAGCGGCGGCGGTCTCGGCGGATTCGGCGGCGGGCTTGAGACCAAGCGGCAGTTGCTGGCTCTGGAAGGCGTGCTGCCGCAGCCGTTGTTCTGA
- a CDS encoding MHYT domain-containing protein yields the protein MQGTVDGFSYGLVTPVAAFLMACLGAALGLRRTARPLRERRPWKPAALLLGAASIGCGVWTMHFIAMMGFTVAEVPVDYDGPTVFAGLGVGTLMIGIGIFIVGRRGSTPMGLATGGTVTGLGIATMHFLCMAGLRLRGHLEYDTVTVVLSVLIAVAAAVTALWAVAAHRGLGASLAGGLLMGGAATGMHYTAMAAADVHLAAPAATAATGGTDARLLPMLLGPAVFLLLAAVIVLFEPRLLLDAPDRPDDPGRPAGRRPRRTGPLVRGAVPAQRTRRGRQPGAGTGRAAGRTTAGRGPHGGSDLHEW from the coding sequence ATGCAGGGCACAGTCGACGGATTCAGCTACGGCCTCGTCACGCCGGTGGCCGCCTTTCTCATGGCGTGCCTGGGCGCGGCTCTCGGTCTGCGCCGAACCGCGAGACCCCTGCGCGAGCGGCGGCCGTGGAAGCCCGCCGCGCTCCTGCTGGGCGCGGCGTCCATCGGCTGCGGGGTCTGGACGATGCACTTCATCGCGATGATGGGGTTCACAGTCGCCGAGGTGCCCGTCGACTACGACGGACCCACGGTCTTCGCCGGGCTCGGTGTGGGCACTCTCATGATCGGGATCGGGATCTTCATCGTGGGCCGGCGCGGCTCGACCCCGATGGGACTGGCCACCGGCGGCACCGTCACCGGGCTCGGCATCGCCACCATGCACTTCCTCTGCATGGCGGGGCTCCGGCTGCGCGGACACCTCGAATACGACACGGTGACCGTCGTGCTGTCCGTCCTGATCGCCGTCGCGGCGGCCGTCACCGCGCTCTGGGCGGTCGCCGCGCACCGCGGCCTCGGCGCCAGCCTGGCGGGCGGGCTGCTGATGGGCGGCGCCGCGACCGGTATGCACTACACGGCGATGGCCGCGGCCGACGTGCACCTGGCGGCGCCCGCAGCCACGGCCGCCACCGGCGGCACCGACGCCCGGCTGCTGCCGATGCTGCTCGGCCCCGCCGTCTTCCTGCTCCTGGCGGCCGTGATCGTGCTGTTCGAACCGAGGCTGCTGCTGGACGCCCCGGACCGCCCCGACGACCCCGGCCGGCCGGCGGGACGGCGGCCCCGGCGCACCGGCCCCCTCGTACGCGGCGCCGTGCCCGCCCAGCGGACCCGGCGCGGCCGGCAGCCCGGCGCGGGAACGGGCCGCGCCGCCGGTCGCACGACGGCGGGACGGGGCCCTCACGGCGGCTCCGACCTGCACGAATGGTGA